The Suncus etruscus isolate mSunEtr1 chromosome 7, mSunEtr1.pri.cur, whole genome shotgun sequence genome includes a window with the following:
- the TMEM158 gene encoding transmembrane protein 158: protein MLPLLAALLTAAAGPLLPPALGGPGPAIGGAPDFLGTAPNASGNATSGEPSAPQLPASGAPGSGPPERPGPPDDRAAAGAPCNISVQRQMLSSLLVRWGRPRGWQCDLLLFSTNAHGRAFFAAAFHRVGPPLLIEHLGLAAGGAQQDLRLCVGCGWWVRGRPGGLRPASPASGAPTALPAYPAAAASASSEPPGPLWLQGEPLHFCCLDFSLEELQGAEPGWRLNRKPIESTLVACFMTLVIVVWSVAALIWPVPIIAGFLPNGMEQRRTTSTAAANSSSNAAAAAAAAAAAAAPVAVPGASTTAAAAAAAAAAAAAAAVTSGAAAK, encoded by the coding sequence atgcTGCCCCTGCTCGCCGCGCTGCTGACAGCCGCCGCCGGCCCGCTGCTGCCTCCGGCTTTGGGGGGGCCGGGGCCGGCGATCGGGGGCGCCCCGGATTTCCTCGGGACGGCGCCCAACGCGTCGGGCAATGCCACCTCCGGGGAGCCCTCCGCCCCGCAGCTGCCCGCTTCGGGGGCGCCGGGATCGGGGCCCCCCGAGCGGCCGGGACCCCCCGACGATCGGGCGGCGGCCGGCGCCCCGTGCAACATCAGCGTGCAGCGGCAGATGCTGAGCTCGCTGCTGGTGCGCTGGGGCCGCCCGCGGGGCTGGCAGTGCGACCTGCTGCTCTTCTCCACCAACGCGCACGGCCGCGCCTTCTTCGCCGCCGCCTTCCACCGCGTCGGGCCGCCGCTGCTCATCGAGCACCTGGGGCTGGCGGCGGGGGGCGCGCAGCAGGACCTGAGGCTCTGCGTGGGGTGCGGGTGGTGGGTCCGGGGGCGTCCCGGGGGTCTGCGTCCCGCATCTCCAGCCTCCGGGGCGCCCACCGCGCTGCCCGCCtatcccgccgccgccgcctccgcctctTCCGAGCCCCCCGGGCCGCTGTGGCTGCAAGGAGAACCGTTGCATTTCTGCTGCCTGGACTTCAGCCTGGAGGAGCTGCAAGGCGCCGAGCCCGGCTGGCGGCTGAATCGCAAGCCCATCGAGTCCACGCTCGTGGCTTGCTTCATGACCCTGGTGATCGTGGTGTGGAGCGTGGCCGCCCTCATCTGGCCCGTGCCCATCATCGCCGGCTTCCTGCCCAACGGCATGGAGCAGCGCCGGACAACCAGCACCGCCGCcgccaacagcagcagcaacgCCGCTGcagccgccgccgctgccgccgccgccgccgcccccgtcGCCGTGCCCGGGGCCAGCACCACCGCCGcggccgctgccgccgccgccgccgccgctgccgccgccgctgtCACCTCGGGGGCGGCCGCCAAGTGA